CAAAAAATCTTTTTTTGAATCGTAACACCAATTTTTCTATATATTGCCTGCATGGCAAGCTTCGGCTATAGTTTTTTGTTAGTACTGACGGCATTCATCTGGGGGTCGGGTTTTGTTGCCCAGATTGAAGGCAACGCTTTTGGACCATTTTCGTTTTCATGCATCCGATGCTTTATAGCTGCCGGGTTTCTCACCCTGGTCTTCAAGGGACTTGACGCATTGGGAAAAAGTCCGCGCAGGCCGCGCTCCCCCGCCGAAACCAAGCTTCTTTGGAAAGCGGGATTCTTTTACGGGCTCGCCCTTTGCACCGCCATGAACCTGCAGCAGCTCGGAATGTTCCTCGGCACCTCCGCCGGAAAATCCGGGTTCCTTACCGCCTGCTACATTGTTCTCGTGCCGGTCGTAAGGCTCATTCTTGGGCACCGCATTTCGGCAAAGACATGGTTTTGCGTCGCGATCACCACCATCGGGCTTTACCTGCTATGCATCAAGGACGGCTTTTCTTTGGAGCTTTCGGACGGGGTTTCGTTGCTTTGCGCGTTAGCCTTTTCGGTCCACATCCTAGTCATTGACAAGTTCGCAAATCGTGTTGACCCCATTCGCGTTTCGGCGATACAATTCTTAACCATCGGCGTACTGACCGCCCCGCTGATGATTATTTTTGACCTCAAGTTTCCGGAA
The nucleotide sequence above comes from uncultured Fibrobacter sp.. Encoded proteins:
- a CDS encoding DMT family transporter, which encodes MASFGYSFLLVLTAFIWGSGFVAQIEGNAFGPFSFSCIRCFIAAGFLTLVFKGLDALGKSPRRPRSPAETKLLWKAGFFYGLALCTAMNLQQLGMFLGTSAGKSGFLTACYIVLVPVVRLILGHRISAKTWFCVAITTIGLYLLCIKDGFSLELSDGVSLLCALAFSVHILVIDKFANRVDPIRVSAIQFLTIGVLTAPLMIIFDLKFPEMDFSTIAAAALNPRAVAGLCFAAFFSSGIAYTLQIVAQDKVNPTIASLTMSLESVFAVLAGWAILGELLSAREICGCAIMMVAIISAQIKR